One stretch of Thermanaerosceptrum fracticalcis DNA includes these proteins:
- a CDS encoding shikimate kinase has translation MKNISLLGFMGTGKTTIGLGLACALGWDFVDTDSLIEQKMGMSIANIFKEFGEKRFRLEEKEVIAEAARKVKQVISTGGGVVLDKENIDCLRKNSVLICLEASPDVIYERVGGDNSRPLLRGPNPLEHIRDLLKAREPYYRCADFYVDTSNINIQEAVEKILTELGKWGIKINSSEPYHK, from the coding sequence ATGAAAAACATAAGTTTATTAGGTTTTATGGGTACAGGCAAGACTACCATCGGGCTGGGGCTGGCTTGCGCCTTGGGTTGGGATTTTGTGGATACTGACAGCTTGATTGAGCAGAAGATGGGTATGAGCATTGCCAATATTTTTAAGGAGTTTGGTGAAAAACGTTTTCGTTTAGAAGAAAAAGAAGTGATAGCCGAAGCTGCCCGGAAAGTAAAGCAAGTAATTTCTACGGGCGGCGGTGTAGTCTTAGATAAAGAGAATATTGACTGTTTGCGAAAGAATTCTGTCTTAATATGCTTAGAAGCTTCTCCCGATGTGATTTACGAGCGGGTTGGCGGGGATAATTCCCGTCCCTTATTAAGAGGGCCCAATCCACTAGAACATATTAGAGACTTGTTAAAGGCGAGGGAGCCTTACTACCGCTGTGCCGACTTTTATGTAGATACCTCTAACATCAATATTCAGGAAGCTGTAGAGAAAATTTTAACGGAGTTGGGTAAATGGGGAATAAAGATAAACAGCAGTGAACCATACCACAAGTAA
- a CDS encoding transketolase family protein yields MKMKPTRDGYGEGLLELGRTNPDVVVLDADLAKSTRTEWFMKQYPDRFFDMGIAEQDMLGTAGGLALGGKIPFVTTYGVFVAGRAWDQIRTTVAYAGLNVKIGGAHGGISVGPDGATHQALEEIALMRVLPGMTLIIPADAVEAKKATIAAAGINGPCYLRFAREATPVFTREEDPFVIGKANTLREGSDVTIIACGPILYEALLAGERLQEKGIEARVINMHTVKPLDEEAILKAASETGAIVTAEEHQIIGGLGGAVAEVLVKHKPVPVEMVGINDTFGESGTPEELAEKYGLTARDIMQAAERVLGRKK; encoded by the coding sequence ATGAAAATGAAACCAACCCGGGACGGTTATGGTGAAGGCTTATTGGAGCTGGGCAGAACCAACCCCGATGTGGTCGTGTTAGATGCAGATTTGGCTAAATCTACACGCACGGAATGGTTTATGAAACAATATCCCGACAGATTTTTTGATATGGGAATCGCGGAACAGGATATGCTGGGAACAGCGGGCGGTTTAGCCCTGGGCGGCAAGATTCCTTTTGTGACCACCTATGGTGTTTTCGTGGCCGGCAGGGCCTGGGATCAAATCAGAACAACCGTAGCCTATGCGGGATTGAATGTAAAAATCGGCGGTGCCCACGGCGGTATTTCTGTGGGGCCTGATGGTGCTACTCACCAAGCTTTGGAGGAAATTGCCCTGATGAGGGTTCTTCCCGGAATGACTTTGATCATACCGGCCGATGCCGTAGAAGCCAAAAAGGCTACTATTGCTGCCGCAGGGATTAACGGCCCATGTTATTTGCGTTTTGCCCGGGAAGCAACCCCTGTTTTTACCAGAGAGGAAGATCCATTTGTTATCGGTAAGGCCAATACATTAAGAGAGGGCAGCGATGTCACCATCATTGCCTGTGGGCCTATTCTTTATGAGGCTTTGCTGGCCGGTGAGCGTTTGCAGGAAAAGGGAATAGAGGCCAGGGTCATTAACATGCATACGGTGAAGCCTTTGGATGAGGAAGCTATCCTTAAGGCTGCTTCCGAGACGGGGGCCATTGTCACCGCCGAGGAGCACCAGATCATAGGCGGGTTAGGCGGAGCCGTAGCTGAGGTTTTAGTTAAGCATAAGCCTGTGCCTGTGGAGATGGTGGGTATCAACGACACCTTCGGCGAGTCGGGTACCCCCGAGGAGCTGGCAGAGAAATACGGGCTGACGGCCAGGGATATAATGCAAGCGGCAGAAAGAGTACTTGGGAGAAAAAAATAA
- a CDS encoding transketolase yields MQKTLSIEELKDICRDVRADIVRMTAEAGSGHPGGSLSSVELLVPLYFNVLNHRPSQPDWPERDRFILSKGHVGPVLYSVMARTGYFPVEELLTFRKMGSRLQGHPSMKALPGLESSSGSLGQGLSIANGLALAARLNGRSFRVYCLMGDGELQEGQVWEAAMTAAHYKLDNVCALVDYNNLQIDGKVEDVKNIAPLSAKWQSFNWHVIEIDGHDLSQVLEAYREAKSQKGKPTVIIAHTIKGKGVSFMENAAEWHGKAPNKAELERALQDIYGEEGPR; encoded by the coding sequence ATGCAGAAGACGCTAAGTATAGAAGAGTTAAAAGACATTTGCAGGGATGTACGGGCCGATATTGTACGGATGACGGCCGAAGCGGGTTCCGGCCATCCGGGGGGCAGCCTTTCTTCCGTGGAGTTGCTTGTACCCCTCTATTTTAATGTCTTAAACCACAGGCCTTCCCAGCCGGACTGGCCGGAGAGGGATCGGTTCATTCTCTCTAAAGGACATGTAGGACCTGTGCTTTATTCGGTGATGGCCCGTACCGGTTATTTCCCTGTAGAGGAGCTCTTGACTTTTCGCAAAATGGGCAGCAGGCTGCAGGGACATCCCAGCATGAAAGCTTTGCCCGGATTGGAAAGTTCCAGTGGCTCCTTGGGGCAAGGTTTATCCATTGCCAACGGTTTGGCTCTGGCCGCCAGGCTGAATGGCCGATCTTTTCGGGTCTACTGCCTGATGGGTGACGGTGAACTCCAGGAGGGTCAGGTTTGGGAAGCAGCTATGACTGCTGCCCACTACAAGTTAGATAATGTTTGCGCCCTGGTTGATTACAATAACCTGCAGATTGACGGTAAAGTGGAAGATGTAAAAAATATAGCGCCTTTGAGCGCTAAATGGCAGAGTTTTAACTGGCATGTAATCGAAATAGACGGGCATGATTTAAGCCAGGTCCTGGAAGCCTATAGAGAAGCTAAAAGCCAAAAAGGCAAGCCTACGGTAATTATCGCTCATACTATTAAAGGAAAAGGTGTTTCCTTTATGGAAAATGCCGCCGAATGGCATGGCAAGGCACCAAACAAAGCAGAACTTGAGCGGGCTTTGCAAGATATTTATGGAGAGGAGGGGCCGAGATGA
- a CDS encoding response regulator transcription factor gives MAKILIVDDDENIQELLKYNLEKEGHYIRIAGDGRQALEMAREFYPDLVLLDMMLPYMDGLEVCRQMQGDKALKDIPILILSAKGEELDKVVALELGAEDYLTKPFSLRELQARIKVRLRNKKNEAVETEPKVIKVGELELRVGEYEVLKKGQRLELSPKEFELLQVLMSHKGKVLKREFLLKEVWGYDFLDQTRTVDVHVRFLRCKLEDNPDDPVYIETVRGVGYRFRSS, from the coding sequence ATGGCTAAAATACTGATCGTGGATGATGATGAGAATATACAAGAACTGCTAAAGTACAACCTGGAGAAGGAAGGCCATTATATAAGAATAGCCGGTGATGGACGACAAGCTCTGGAAATGGCAAGAGAATTTTACCCGGATCTTGTGCTTCTGGATATGATGCTGCCATACATGGACGGGCTGGAAGTATGTCGCCAAATGCAGGGTGATAAGGCTTTAAAAGATATACCTATTTTGATCCTGTCAGCCAAAGGGGAAGAACTGGATAAGGTCGTCGCTTTAGAACTGGGTGCAGAGGACTATCTTACCAAACCCTTCAGTCTCCGTGAGTTACAAGCCCGGATAAAGGTGCGTCTTCGCAACAAAAAAAACGAAGCTGTTGAAACTGAGCCTAAAGTCATTAAAGTAGGGGAATTAGAATTACGGGTAGGCGAATATGAAGTCTTAAAAAAAGGCCAACGTTTAGAACTATCCCCTAAAGAATTCGAGCTGTTACAAGTACTCATGTCTCATAAAGGAAAAGTCTTAAAAAGGGAATTCCTCCTCAAAGAAGTCTGGGGATATGATTTTTTGGACCAAACACGTACCGTAGATGTCCATGTGCGTTTTTTGCGCTGTAAGCTGGAAGATAATCCTGATGATCCTGTTTATATTGAAACAGTTCGGGGTGTTGGTTACCGTTTCCGGAGCTCCTAA
- a CDS encoding DNA polymerase IV — MFGDVMKRSILLCDMNSFFASCHQAIHPELKNKEVIVAGDPAKRTGIVLAASYPAKAKGIKTGMALWEAKRLCPNGYFFKPNYPLYIDFSTRILKIAREFTDLIECFSIDEFFADVTGVTHLFGQPKEIAIKIKERINLEVGVLCSIGIGPNKLIAKMAADLQKPNGLTMVESINRFKEIFWPMPVRELFGIGSRYEKHLYSYNVKTIGDLANFPVDILKKRWGKNGEMLWFCANGIDYSPVVPNSLDISKSIGHQKTLPRDLRGFQNIKIIMLELSEIVARRVRQGEYAGRTVHLTLRDTQLNFLTRSMSMKEYTDLPDDIYKTSCTLLEKHWNQSRPVRLVGITISNLIKKEHEQYDLFGERERQRKLVMACDEIRDRFGEKAIFRGISLNEASLHGIK, encoded by the coding sequence ATGTTTGGTGATGTTATGAAGCGATCAATTTTATTGTGTGATATGAACAGTTTCTTTGCTAGTTGTCATCAAGCCATCCATCCAGAACTTAAAAATAAAGAAGTTATAGTAGCCGGTGACCCTGCAAAGAGGACTGGAATTGTACTCGCCGCGAGTTATCCTGCAAAAGCCAAGGGTATTAAAACCGGTATGGCGCTTTGGGAAGCAAAGCGACTTTGTCCAAACGGGTACTTTTTCAAACCTAATTATCCTCTTTATATAGATTTTTCCACCAGGATTTTAAAAATAGCTCGTGAATTTACCGATTTAATTGAATGTTTTAGTATAGACGAGTTTTTTGCCGATGTTACCGGTGTAACGCATCTTTTTGGCCAACCGAAAGAAATAGCAATAAAAATAAAAGAACGTATAAATTTAGAGGTGGGAGTATTATGCAGCATCGGTATAGGTCCTAATAAGTTAATTGCAAAAATGGCAGCTGACCTTCAAAAGCCCAATGGTCTTACCATGGTTGAAAGCATAAATCGCTTTAAGGAAATTTTCTGGCCCATGCCCGTCAGGGAATTATTTGGTATTGGCTCCAGATACGAAAAGCACCTTTATAGTTATAACGTCAAAACCATTGGGGACCTGGCCAACTTTCCCGTAGACATTTTAAAAAAACGCTGGGGCAAAAACGGTGAAATGTTATGGTTTTGCGCCAACGGGATTGACTATAGCCCGGTAGTTCCCAATTCACTGGACATTTCCAAAAGTATTGGCCACCAGAAAACTCTCCCCCGGGACCTGCGAGGCTTTCAAAATATTAAGATCATCATGCTGGAACTCAGTGAAATCGTTGCTAGACGCGTCCGCCAGGGCGAGTATGCCGGTCGTACAGTGCATTTAACTTTACGAGATACGCAACTTAACTTTCTTACAAGATCCATGAGCATGAAAGAATACACTGACCTCCCTGACGATATATATAAAACCTCATGTACGCTCCTGGAAAAGCACTGGAACCAATCTCGGCCAGTGAGGTTAGTTGGTATTACTATTAGTAACCTAATAAAGAAAGAGCATGAGCAATACGATTTATTTGGAGAAAGAGAACGCCAAAGAAAGTTAGTAATGGCTTGCGATGAAATCCGTGACCGGTTTGGGGAAAAGGCTATTTTCAGAGGTATTTCACTAAACGAGGCGAGCTTGCATGGTATTAAATAA
- a CDS encoding rhomboid family intramembrane serine protease — MIPLRDSTRSRSFPLITICLIVINLYIYFVQATSSRVELQSIIVNYALIPAHLTERLQELSWTGILYPPLITSTFLHGSWFHVLFNMLYLWVFGDNIEDKLGRFRFLIFYLLSGIGGNIAHILTNPASPIPLVGASGAIAGVLGAYFITFPRARVTSLIFILFFITIKDIPAVIFLFIWFVIQVLNGIANLGMMGNPVAYWAHIGGFVVGILLMLILRKKPRPYIYP, encoded by the coding sequence ATGATACCATTACGAGACAGTACCCGTTCCCGTAGTTTCCCTCTCATCACCATTTGCCTAATTGTTATTAATCTCTACATATATTTCGTGCAGGCCACCAGTTCACGCGTTGAACTCCAGTCAATTATCGTCAATTATGCCCTCATTCCGGCCCACCTTACGGAACGGTTGCAAGAGTTATCCTGGACAGGTATTCTTTATCCCCCTCTGATTACATCGACTTTTTTGCACGGCAGCTGGTTTCACGTACTCTTTAATATGCTTTATCTTTGGGTCTTTGGCGATAATATCGAGGATAAACTGGGACGTTTCCGTTTTCTCATCTTTTATCTTTTATCTGGTATTGGGGGTAATATTGCCCACATTTTAACCAATCCCGCTTCACCCATTCCTTTAGTGGGGGCCAGCGGAGCCATTGCCGGAGTACTGGGCGCCTATTTTATTACCTTCCCCCGGGCCAGGGTAACCTCTCTCATTTTCATTCTTTTCTTTATAACCATTAAAGATATCCCGGCAGTGATTTTCCTTTTCATCTGGTTTGTCATTCAGGTGTTGAACGGCATCGCCAATTTAGGCATGATGGGAAATCCCGTAGCCTACTGGGCTCACATCGGCGGTTTCGTCGTAGGTATTTTGCTCATGCTGATTTTACGGAAAAAACCAAGACCTTACATTTACCCCTAA
- a CDS encoding DMT family transporter, translated as MPADRLGLIVTTISAASFGAMSIFAKFAYDGGANVPTVLFLRFTLAFLFFWGYLSFIKRDLKPYPFVVTSKLFLLGALGYGSMSACFFLAVSRIPASLAGMLLYLYPALVTITTIVLKQETYTRQKGLALLITSLGLLLVLGTSFEGIDFLGILFGIGAACTYTVYIVTGSNVLRVLEPIKATTYIITGAASTYIIFGVTTGNLSFNFTSLAWLTIAGIALISTIVAILFFWLGVQLIGAARASIISTIEPLVTVVLAWLAFDEMLSPVQLVGGALIILGVFVLQYPGKNRQLVQSKENPMEN; from the coding sequence ATGCCTGCAGACAGGTTAGGGCTCATCGTTACTACAATCTCAGCAGCATCCTTTGGTGCTATGTCCATTTTTGCCAAATTTGCTTATGATGGAGGGGCTAATGTTCCCACCGTACTCTTCTTACGCTTCACATTAGCATTTCTCTTTTTTTGGGGCTACTTGTCCTTTATAAAAAGGGATTTAAAACCATATCCCTTTGTTGTTACGTCAAAACTTTTTTTGTTGGGCGCCCTAGGTTACGGCAGCATGTCGGCCTGTTTCTTTTTAGCTGTAAGCCGCATCCCGGCCTCACTGGCCGGGATGCTCCTCTACCTTTATCCTGCTTTGGTAACCATAACCACCATTGTTCTTAAGCAGGAAACCTATACAAGGCAAAAGGGCTTAGCTTTACTCATTACCTCTCTGGGACTGCTTTTAGTCCTGGGTACCTCTTTTGAGGGAATTGATTTTCTTGGTATCTTGTTTGGCATAGGCGCTGCCTGCACCTACACTGTCTATATTGTCACGGGTAGTAATGTACTGCGTGTATTGGAGCCCATTAAAGCTACGACCTATATCATTACGGGAGCAGCCAGTACATATATAATTTTTGGAGTAACAACGGGAAATTTGTCTTTTAACTTTACATCCCTGGCTTGGTTAACGATTGCTGGAATAGCGCTAATTTCTACCATAGTAGCGATTCTCTTTTTCTGGTTAGGTGTGCAACTCATAGGGGCGGCCAGGGCCAGCATCATCAGCACCATCGAACCGTTGGTTACGGTGGTTTTGGCCTGGCTCGCATTTGACGAAATGCTGTCACCGGTGCAACTGGTGGGAGGTGCTTTGATTATACTTGGGGTTTTTGTCTTGCAGTATCCGGGAAAAAATAGACAATTAGTCCAGTCTAAGGAAAACCCGATGGAAAATTAG
- a CDS encoding MurR/RpiR family transcriptional regulator, with product MNLSLSKRIQEKFPTMSTNHRKLAEFILQHYDKAAFLTALELGQTLGMSESTVIRFATMLGYDGYPQLNKALQDMIKNKITTVERHRLSLKEDSNVLEWVFHTDMENLRKTMADVNVQDFRSAVQEIIQARNIYIISLRSATALGQFLHFYLHLLLKNSRLISGTGTLFEELLAVGPKDVVIGISFPRYSRQTIEGLKYAQEKGAHTLAITDSVTSPLSQYSKRLLVAHSHMGSFIDSFVAPLSLINALIIAVGTAESEKTTQALSQLEDIWARFKTYYSE from the coding sequence ATGAACCTTTCTTTGAGCAAACGTATCCAGGAAAAGTTCCCCACTATGAGCACCAACCACCGTAAACTGGCAGAATTTATCTTACAGCACTATGATAAAGCAGCTTTCCTTACGGCTCTGGAATTGGGACAAACCCTGGGTATGAGTGAATCAACAGTCATACGTTTTGCCACTATGCTGGGCTACGACGGCTATCCCCAACTTAACAAAGCATTACAGGATATGATCAAAAATAAAATTACCACAGTGGAAAGACACCGGCTATCCCTCAAAGAAGATAGCAATGTTCTGGAATGGGTTTTTCACACAGATATGGAAAACCTGAGAAAAACCATGGCAGACGTGAATGTCCAGGATTTCCGCTCCGCCGTCCAGGAAATCATTCAGGCCCGCAATATCTATATCATTAGCCTGCGCAGCGCCACCGCCCTGGGACAATTCTTGCATTTTTATCTTCATCTCCTCTTAAAGAACTCCCGTCTAATCTCCGGGACCGGTACTCTTTTTGAAGAATTGCTTGCTGTAGGACCAAAAGACGTGGTCATCGGTATTTCCTTTCCCAGGTACAGCCGTCAAACTATTGAAGGACTCAAGTATGCCCAGGAAAAAGGTGCCCACACCCTGGCCATTACCGACTCCGTGACCTCTCCTCTTTCCCAGTACAGCAAACGCCTCCTGGTAGCCCACAGCCATATGGGGTCCTTTATCGACTCCTTTGTGGCACCGTTAAGCCTGATCAATGCCCTGATTATTGCCGTGGGCACAGCGGAATCGGAGAAAACTACCCAGGCCTTAAGCCAGTTGGAAGATATCTGGGCCCGGTTTAAAACTTATTACTCGGAATGA
- the thiC gene encoding phosphomethylpyrimidine synthase ThiC: MTQLEAAKKGIVTKEMEEAAQLEKITPEELREKIASGEAVLPCNVNHKGIRPMAVGKGLSTKVNANIGTSDAYPELEKELEKLSVALKAGAHSVMDLSTGGDINLVRKKIIEASPVMVGTVPLYQVLVDTQKKGKGMVEMTADDIFAGIEKHCEDGADFITVHCGVTLEVIQELKEKGRVMDIVSRGGSFITAWMLHHQKQNPLFEQFDRLLDIAKKYDVTLSLGDGLRPGCLADATDSPQIKELIILGGLVKRAREAGVQVMVEGPGHVPLDQIEANMKLEKTLCHNAPFYVLGPLVTDVAPGYDHITSAIGGAIAASAGADFLCYVTPAEHLGLPTVEDVKEGVIAARIAAHAADLVKGIKGAWEWDLEMAKARKKLDWQKQIELSIDPEKAGKMRKAKNEDSQECCTMCGKFCAYKLISEYLGTTFTGC; encoded by the coding sequence ATGACACAATTAGAAGCTGCCAAAAAAGGTATTGTGACAAAGGAAATGGAAGAGGCGGCCCAACTGGAAAAAATAACGCCGGAAGAATTACGGGAAAAAATAGCCTCAGGCGAAGCCGTTCTACCCTGTAATGTAAATCACAAAGGGATTCGCCCAATGGCTGTGGGTAAGGGCTTATCTACCAAAGTAAATGCCAATATCGGCACGTCTGATGCCTATCCAGAATTAGAAAAAGAGCTGGAAAAATTGAGTGTGGCCCTTAAGGCAGGTGCCCATTCTGTCATGGACTTAAGTACAGGGGGAGATATTAATCTCGTTCGCAAAAAAATTATTGAGGCCAGTCCTGTGATGGTAGGGACCGTTCCTCTCTATCAAGTCCTGGTAGACACCCAGAAAAAGGGTAAAGGTATGGTGGAAATGACGGCCGATGACATTTTTGCCGGCATCGAGAAGCACTGTGAGGATGGGGCTGATTTTATCACTGTTCACTGCGGCGTTACCTTGGAAGTTATCCAGGAACTAAAAGAAAAAGGTAGAGTTATGGATATCGTTTCCCGGGGCGGATCCTTTATCACAGCCTGGATGTTACATCACCAGAAACAAAATCCTTTGTTTGAGCAATTCGACCGTCTTTTGGACATTGCCAAAAAGTACGATGTAACCTTAAGTCTGGGTGATGGCTTAAGGCCAGGTTGTCTCGCCGATGCTACTGATTCCCCGCAAATTAAAGAATTAATTATTCTGGGTGGATTAGTAAAACGGGCCAGGGAAGCCGGGGTACAAGTCATGGTGGAAGGGCCTGGTCATGTTCCTTTAGATCAAATAGAAGCCAATATGAAGCTGGAAAAGACCTTGTGCCATAATGCGCCTTTTTATGTTTTAGGGCCATTAGTTACAGATGTGGCTCCGGGTTATGACCATATTACTTCCGCTATTGGTGGAGCCATAGCAGCTTCGGCAGGCGCCGATTTTCTATGTTATGTAACACCGGCGGAACATCTGGGACTGCCCACGGTGGAAGATGTGAAGGAGGGCGTCATCGCGGCCAGGATTGCGGCCCATGCTGCCGATCTTGTCAAGGGTATTAAAGGGGCCTGGGAGTGGGACTTAGAAATGGCTAAGGCCCGGAAAAAATTAGACTGGCAAAAACAGATCGAGTTGTCTATTGATCCTGAAAAAGCAGGAAAAATGCGCAAAGCTAAAAATGAAGACAGCCAGGAATGTTGTACCATGTGCGGAAAATTCTGTGCATATAAGTTGATTAGCGAATACCTGGGGACTACATTTACAGGCTGCTAA
- the thiM gene encoding hydroxyethylthiazole kinase: MEFKKAFTQLLHEVREQKPLVHHITNYVTVNDCANVVLALGGSPVMADDKNEVEEMVAIASALVINIGTLNSRTIESMILAGRQANKLGIPVILDPVGIGATQLRTKTAQEIIQEVKISVLRGNMSEVKVLSGLAAKTRGVDSGDDLQGGREIAINLAQKLNCTVAVTGAKDIISDGIKTAFIENGHPMLAKVTGTGCMATSLVGTYCGVTKDYFLAAVAGIMTMGLAGEKAYQALRGQDGIGTFKEKLFDYIFNLSPDEMMEGAKLDVQ, encoded by the coding sequence ATGGAGTTTAAGAAAGCTTTTACCCAACTTTTGCATGAGGTAAGAGAACAAAAACCGCTGGTCCATCATATTACCAATTACGTTACTGTAAATGACTGTGCCAATGTTGTTTTGGCCCTGGGAGGTTCTCCCGTTATGGCTGATGATAAAAATGAAGTAGAAGAAATGGTGGCCATAGCTTCTGCTTTAGTGATTAATATCGGAACATTAAACAGTAGAACTATTGAATCCATGATCCTGGCAGGGAGACAGGCCAATAAGCTGGGGATCCCCGTCATTCTCGATCCCGTGGGGATAGGGGCTACACAATTGAGAACCAAAACTGCTCAAGAAATCATACAGGAAGTTAAAATATCCGTGCTCAGAGGGAATATGTCAGAAGTAAAAGTGCTCTCAGGTTTGGCCGCCAAAACAAGAGGGGTGGACTCCGGGGATGACCTCCAGGGAGGCAGGGAAATTGCCATTAATCTTGCCCAAAAATTAAACTGCACAGTAGCCGTCACGGGAGCAAAGGATATTATCTCCGATGGCATTAAAACAGCCTTTATCGAAAATGGACACCCCATGCTGGCGAAAGTCACGGGAACCGGCTGCATGGCTACATCTTTAGTGGGAACCTACTGTGGTGTTACCAAAGATTACTTTTTGGCCGCTGTGGCAGGAATCATGACAATGGGTCTGGCCGGGGAAAAAGCTTATCAAGCTCTGAGGGGTCAGGACGGTATTGGCACCTTTAAAGAGAAATTATTTGATTATATTTTTAATCTTTCTCCAGATGAGATGATGGAAGGGGCTAAATTAGATGTTCAATAA